From the Candidatus Nanopelagicales bacterium genome, one window contains:
- a CDS encoding DLW-39 family protein, whose product MKKLVVLALLAGVGYYVYKQYQANQDDSDLWSEPTDAPDLR is encoded by the coding sequence GTGAAAAAACTAGTAGTGTTGGCTCTTCTTGCAGGCGTGGGTTACTACGTCTACAAGCAGTACCAGGCCAATCAAGACGATTCCGACCTCTGGTCGGAACCGACAGATGCACCTGATCTACGATAG